A part of Cotesia glomerata isolate CgM1 linkage group LG4, MPM_Cglom_v2.3, whole genome shotgun sequence genomic DNA contains:
- the LOC123263152 gene encoding nuclear pore complex protein DDB_G0274915 — protein MILLILVTIIGLGRCLEQVPSKLEIESSINRTIEEVERMIDRDEKLPKLSREQIVDILFNITSQDIDSMEESVRQARSDYQRALLVVLPYNSKDAKNQDIKDLYTKPPMVQIIPDSEGMIPFSSIQEENPVLDNFISSKYVEEINNEFGSMQHSSEEKAGSDPERFSLISDDWEIETKQTKNNQVGSGKTDKTTKMMKTAEPEAVTVPATRSTVNVLTSDQWRYFGPPATPKTTTSTTTTTTTTTTQKPTTTTRRPTTTTTTTTTTTRRPTTTTTTTKSPLIGFSKESHRNWAPFLPTAMSSSLTEEASSIPPFKKLPTTTTIQPEIITFDMMEMMKDEPQPSIFVTPMSSHSDEKLINLTSLKDSKIEIPMRNEVMTLLKSIGLSGSETKLNANPSAGQGIYATNFEIPESDSIGQMSAMGVDSPTIASQNTFEQTPKDVRQGFNNLAPDVQWLFQRFGMAALKDLDNQKQTTTSTTTRAPVPVRWNNFKPLPTSEVKDESMREFLAKFGLGTDRNRKSMKDQRTAEKDEQSVIEAVPENMRGILANIGLIERKSRPGKAKPTPRVDSEPKLHVFKPHEIQLSDQRQRIKINQLLDTVRLAQEGKAQVSDVRQAASELLETAKTLKEGPDPLNLQELMQMYNNEARNEVKRQNNSSMSDGTPDAEEDSTTSITTASPTPATSSEATGAEMPKDAELSADSVGVSSDSSSKTTESANIDDLADSFGGTTSEPDPVLPTPKKTGLYFLVDWNSFLEVGEDDKDSKVNLRFAPKAGDRTQFIPVVIP, from the exons ATG ATATTACTAATTTTGGTGACCATTATTGGTCTGGGAAGATGCCTGGAGCAGGTTCCTTCCAAATTGGAGATCGAGTCTTCGATCAACAGGACGATCGAAGAGGTAGAGCGGATGATAGACCGGGACGAAAAGCTGCCTAAATTGTCAAGGGAGCAGATCGTGGACATTCTGTTCAACATCACGAGCCAGGACATTGATTCGATGGAGGAATCGGTTAGACAAGCGCGATCTGATTATCAGCGAGCGTTGCTGGTGGTCTTGCCGTACAATTCAAAGGATGCGAAGAATCAAGATATCAAGGATTTGTACACCAAGCCGCCGATGGTCCAGATAATTCCTGACTCAGAAGGCATGATTCCCTTTTCTTCGATCCAAGAGGAGAACCCGGTGCTGGACAACTTTATCAGCTCCAAGTATGTGGAGGAAATCAACAACGAGTTTGGGAGCATGCAACACAGTTCGGAAGAGAAGGCAGGGTCTGATCCGGAAAGGTTTAGTTTGATTAGTGATGATTGGGAGATTGAGACCAAGCAGACGAAGAATAACCAGGTTGGATCTGGCAAAACTGATAAGACTACCAAGATGATGAAGACTGCCGAGCCAGAAGCTGTTACTGTGCCTGCTACTAGGTCTACTGTTAATGTTCTGACTTCGGATCAATGGAGGTACTTTGGTCCTCCTGCTACGCCAAAAACTACCACTTCTACAACTACAACAACTACGACGACAACTACTCAGAAACCAACTACAACTACTCGAAGACCAACTACAACAACTACAACAACTACAACGACTACTCGAAGACCAACAACTACAACAACAACCACAAAGTCTCCATTAATTGGATTCTCGAAGGAATCCCACAGAAATTGGGCGCCATTCCTTCCAACCGCAATGTCATCAAGCCTAACGGAAGAAGCTTCCTCAATTCCTCCTTTCAAAAAGCTGCCGACTACCACGACAATCCAACCTGAGATTATCACCTTCGATATGATGGAGATGATGAAGGATGAACCGCAGCCATCAATATTCGTCACGCCAATGTCATCCCACTCTGATGAAAAGCTAATCAATTTAACATCACTAAAAGACTCTAAGATTGAAATTCCGATGAGAAACGAAGTGATGACTCTGCTAAAATCGATTGGACTTAGCGGGAGCGAGACTAAGTTAAATGCCAATCCCTCGGCAGGCCAGGGGATCTACGCGACCAATTTCGAAATTCCAGAGTCTGATAGCATTGGCCAGATGTCCGCGATGGGGGTCGACTCCCCGACGATTGCCAGCCAGAATACCTTCGAGCAGACTCCCAAGGACGTCCGGCAAGGGTTCAacaacttggcgccagatgtTCAGTGGCTGTTCCAGAGATTCGGTATGGCTGCTCTAAAAGATTTGGACAATCAGAAACAAACTACTACTTCTACGACAACCAGGGCTCCAGTTCCAGTTCGCTGGAATAACTTCAAGCCTCTTCCGACTTCTGAGGTCAAGGACGAGTCTATGAGGGAGTTCCTCGCTAAATTCGGCCTGGGGACTGACAGGAACCGCAAGTCTATGAAAGATCAGCGAACGGCAGAAAAAGATGAGCAGTCAGTGATAGAAGCCGTTCCTGAGAACATGAGGGGTATTCTGGCCAACATAGGACTCATAGAACGGAAAAGTCGTCCTGGAAAGGCTAAGCCAACTCCGAGGGTTGATTCCGAGCCTAAATTGCACGTCTTCAAGCCCCATGAGATTCAACTCAGTGATCAGCGGCAGCGGATCAAGATTAATCAGCTTCTAGACACTGTAAGACTCGCTCAGGAGGGCAAGGCTCAGGTTTCTGATGTCCGTCAAGCTGCTTCCGAGCTTCTAGAGACGGCTAAGACTCTCAAGGAAGGCCCTGACCCGCTGAATCTTCAGGAGTTGATGCAGATGTACAACAACGAAGCTAGGAATGAGGTCAAGCGGCAGAACAATTCTTCAATGTCTGATG GAACTCCGGATGCCGAAGAGGATTCTACTACGTCAATCACGACAGCTTCTCCCACTCCGGCTACTTCCAGCGAAGCGACAGGTGCGGAAATGCCTAAAGACGCTGAGTTATCGGCAGACAGTGTGGGGGTTTCCAGCGACTCTAGCAGCAAGACCACGGAGAGCGCCAATATTGATGACCTAGCGGACTCTTTCGGAGGAACCACCAGCGAGCCTGATCCTGTTTTACCGACGCCCAAGAAAACCGGGCTCTATTTTCTCGTAGATTGGAATTCCTTCTTGGAAGTCGGTGAGGATGATAAGGACAGTAAGGTCAATCTGAGGTTCGCTCCCAAAGCTGGAGATAGGACGCAGTTTATTCCAGTTGTTATTCCGtag
- the LOC123263158 gene encoding organic solute transporter alpha-like protein 3 isoform X3 produces MATISLASHASYRVFLQAETWTYKKNCFVILWLYPIASFCSLLALSLPRTQLLTEAVTQMALTISFYRVYLLVTEVGLRKVSDPAMVLKVGPCCCWPCLPFPSLQFNDANLSWLRIIVLQFPIVQGMIYIIFLIMHLEDPVVYTSYNVFFQPFCFASILMALYGINIAAISLKQVNPEGKLQLKALLTQLVLFFSKLQATVIKFLPATGLFPCNPPITPQMYANFTYNALMLIEMLLLGYVAAFVYREDVSATKSTTVDEPTLQTITTINLGSQINKRPINVNQNCNQRA; encoded by the exons ATGGCGACGATCTCATTAGCGTCACACGCCTCCTACCGAGTCTTTCTTCAGGCAGAGACCTGGACCTACAAGAAGAACTGCTTTGTGATACTGTGGCTTTATCCGATCGCCAGCTTCTGTAGTCTTCTTGCTCTTTCATTGCCAAG GACTCAATTACTCACGGAAGCAGTCACGCAGATGGCGCTGACGATATCCTTCTACCGAGTGTACTTGCTGGTCACCGAAGTCGGGCTCAGGAAGGTCTCGGACCCGGCGATGGTCCTCAAAGTCGGGCCCTGCTGCTGCTGGCCCTGCCTGCCCTTCCCTAGCCTCCAGTTCAACGACGCCAATTTGTCCTGGCTGAGGATTATCGTCCTCCAGTTCCCCATTGTCCAG GGAATGatatacattatttttttgataatgcACCTCGAGGACCCCGTTGTTTATACCTCGTACAACGTTTTCTTCCAACCATTCTGTTTTGCAAGTATTCTTATGGCTCTCTATGGGATTAACATTGCTGCGATTAGTCTCAAACAGGTGAACCCAG AAGGGAAGCTGCAGTTGAAGGCGCTGCTTACGCAGCTAGTCCTCTTTTTCTCAAAACTCCAGGCTactgttattaaatttcttcCGGCAACTGGACTGTTCCCCTGCAATCCTCCAATAACTCCGCAGATGTATGCAAACT TTACCTACAACGCGCTGATGTTAATCGAGATGTTGCTTCTTGGGTACGTCGCAGCCTTCGTCTACAGAGAGGACGTCAGCGCCACTAAATCAACGACTGTTGACGAGCCAACCCTACAAACAATTACCACAATCAATCTTGGCAGCCAGATCAACAAGCGGCCGATCAATGTTAATCAGAATTGCAACCAGCGagcataa
- the LOC123263158 gene encoding organic solute transporter alpha-like protein 3 isoform X1 has translation MDEYLSVPEDSPTYDFWNLSCDQNIISPSSEYLERLGAFGTVFISIGSILTMATISLASHASYRVFLQAETWTYKKNCFVILWLYPIASFCSLLALSLPRTQLLTEAVTQMALTISFYRVYLLVTEVGLRKVSDPAMVLKVGPCCCWPCLPFPSLQFNDANLSWLRIIVLQFPIVQGMIYIIFLIMHLEDPVVYTSYNVFFQPFCFASILMALYGINIAAISLKQVNPEGKLQLKALLTQLVLFFSKLQATVIKFLPATGLFPCNPPITPQMYANFTYNALMLIEMLLLGYVAAFVYREDVSATKSTTVDEPTLQTITTINLGSQINKRPINVNQNCNQRA, from the exons ATGGACGAATATTTGAGCGTGCCGGAAGACAGCCCAACTTACGATTTTTGGAACCTTTCTTGTGACCAAAATATCATTTCGCCCTCATCAGAGTACCTAGAAC GACTGGGAGCATTTGGCACTGTGTTCATCAGCATCGGGTCGATCCTGACAATGGCGACGATCTCATTAGCGTCACACGCCTCCTACCGAGTCTTTCTTCAGGCAGAGACCTGGACCTACAAGAAGAACTGCTTTGTGATACTGTGGCTTTATCCGATCGCCAGCTTCTGTAGTCTTCTTGCTCTTTCATTGCCAAG GACTCAATTACTCACGGAAGCAGTCACGCAGATGGCGCTGACGATATCCTTCTACCGAGTGTACTTGCTGGTCACCGAAGTCGGGCTCAGGAAGGTCTCGGACCCGGCGATGGTCCTCAAAGTCGGGCCCTGCTGCTGCTGGCCCTGCCTGCCCTTCCCTAGCCTCCAGTTCAACGACGCCAATTTGTCCTGGCTGAGGATTATCGTCCTCCAGTTCCCCATTGTCCAG GGAATGatatacattatttttttgataatgcACCTCGAGGACCCCGTTGTTTATACCTCGTACAACGTTTTCTTCCAACCATTCTGTTTTGCAAGTATTCTTATGGCTCTCTATGGGATTAACATTGCTGCGATTAGTCTCAAACAGGTGAACCCAG AAGGGAAGCTGCAGTTGAAGGCGCTGCTTACGCAGCTAGTCCTCTTTTTCTCAAAACTCCAGGCTactgttattaaatttcttcCGGCAACTGGACTGTTCCCCTGCAATCCTCCAATAACTCCGCAGATGTATGCAAACT TTACCTACAACGCGCTGATGTTAATCGAGATGTTGCTTCTTGGGTACGTCGCAGCCTTCGTCTACAGAGAGGACGTCAGCGCCACTAAATCAACGACTGTTGACGAGCCAACCCTACAAACAATTACCACAATCAATCTTGGCAGCCAGATCAACAAGCGGCCGATCAATGTTAATCAGAATTGCAACCAGCGagcataa
- the LOC123263158 gene encoding organic solute transporter alpha-like protein 3 isoform X2, whose product MVINLWKNVKSGLGAFGTVFISIGSILTMATISLASHASYRVFLQAETWTYKKNCFVILWLYPIASFCSLLALSLPRTQLLTEAVTQMALTISFYRVYLLVTEVGLRKVSDPAMVLKVGPCCCWPCLPFPSLQFNDANLSWLRIIVLQFPIVQGMIYIIFLIMHLEDPVVYTSYNVFFQPFCFASILMALYGINIAAISLKQVNPEGKLQLKALLTQLVLFFSKLQATVIKFLPATGLFPCNPPITPQMYANFTYNALMLIEMLLLGYVAAFVYREDVSATKSTTVDEPTLQTITTINLGSQINKRPINVNQNCNQRA is encoded by the exons GACTGGGAGCATTTGGCACTGTGTTCATCAGCATCGGGTCGATCCTGACAATGGCGACGATCTCATTAGCGTCACACGCCTCCTACCGAGTCTTTCTTCAGGCAGAGACCTGGACCTACAAGAAGAACTGCTTTGTGATACTGTGGCTTTATCCGATCGCCAGCTTCTGTAGTCTTCTTGCTCTTTCATTGCCAAG GACTCAATTACTCACGGAAGCAGTCACGCAGATGGCGCTGACGATATCCTTCTACCGAGTGTACTTGCTGGTCACCGAAGTCGGGCTCAGGAAGGTCTCGGACCCGGCGATGGTCCTCAAAGTCGGGCCCTGCTGCTGCTGGCCCTGCCTGCCCTTCCCTAGCCTCCAGTTCAACGACGCCAATTTGTCCTGGCTGAGGATTATCGTCCTCCAGTTCCCCATTGTCCAG GGAATGatatacattatttttttgataatgcACCTCGAGGACCCCGTTGTTTATACCTCGTACAACGTTTTCTTCCAACCATTCTGTTTTGCAAGTATTCTTATGGCTCTCTATGGGATTAACATTGCTGCGATTAGTCTCAAACAGGTGAACCCAG AAGGGAAGCTGCAGTTGAAGGCGCTGCTTACGCAGCTAGTCCTCTTTTTCTCAAAACTCCAGGCTactgttattaaatttcttcCGGCAACTGGACTGTTCCCCTGCAATCCTCCAATAACTCCGCAGATGTATGCAAACT TTACCTACAACGCGCTGATGTTAATCGAGATGTTGCTTCTTGGGTACGTCGCAGCCTTCGTCTACAGAGAGGACGTCAGCGCCACTAAATCAACGACTGTTGACGAGCCAACCCTACAAACAATTACCACAATCAATCTTGGCAGCCAGATCAACAAGCGGCCGATCAATGTTAATCAGAATTGCAACCAGCGagcataa